TCCCGAGTATCCAAACCCCACTTTGGATCGCTCGAGAGGGCTCACCGTCCGTCCCGGACGGTAGGGGAGGCGGCGAAGACTTTCGCTGCTCTCACTCGACTGATATCCCCAGATGTTCAGCCGGTAGCCCCCGCTACTTTCAGCAGAATATCGCTTAACCGTCTTGTCCGCCATTTGGGGGACAAAGAAATCTACGAATGTTTCTTCCGAGATGGGGGCTTGTCGTGAGAACGTCCACTCATAGAGTGGGTTCATGGACAGAAAGCTCGTGCTGAACGCCCAGCTCGCCCTCCCTCGCGGACACCGCATCGAGGTGACCGAGCGTGTCGACGAGCACACCGGTGACACCGCCGTCCTCTCCCTGATCGACCTCGACACAGGGGTGCGGTACCGGCGTGCGGAGGACGCCCGTGGCGACGTCATCCGCTGGTCCGGTCGGGTCGTCGACTGCACGATCACTCTCAGCCCGAGTCTGCGCACTGTCATCACGGTCGATGCGGATGGTGACGGAGGAGCGGGGAAGGGGGCAAGAACGGCATTGCGCGGTGCGGATGCAGCGGCAGAGGCGGCGAAGGCGGAGGCCGACCGGTGGGGTGGCGGAGACCGCGAGCCCGAGCCGGAGCCCGAACGCTTCTGGTGAGATTCACCGGAAGTCCCTCGATCGATGCGTGACACCGGTGCGGAGGTCTTCGAAGCCGTCAGCGAGGATGTTCACGACGCCCTCTGCCGAGCGTTCCAGGATCCCTCGGATGATGAGTGCCGGTGAATCCCTGGCGACCCGGTGATACCTGCTCCACACCCCGGTCGAGCAGATGACGTTGATCAGTCCGCTCTCGTCCTCGAGGTTGAGGAAGGTCACCCCTGCTGCTGTCGCCGGTCGCTGACGGTGCGTCACCAGTCCAGCCACCTCGACGCGCCGACCCGTCTCATGGGTCCGCAGGTCTGCGGAGGAGAGCACTCCTCGCGCTCGGAGGGGGTCACGGAAGTGGGCCATCGGATGGTCGTCGGTCGAGACGCCCGTCGCCCAGAGGTCGGCGGAGAGTCGCTCGTAGCTGGACTGGTCGGTGAACAGGGGCGGCTGCACGGCCACCGTCGTGCCAGGGAGGAATCGCGAGCGGTCTTCGGCGGCCGCCCCTGACAGCCAGATGGCCTCCCGACGCTGCAGGCCCAGACACTCGAAGGCGCCAGCGGTCGCCAGTGCCTCGAGCTGCGCGGCCGTGGCATCCGTCCGTCTCACGAGGTCGTTCAGGTCGCGGAACGGGCCGTCCGCCTCGCGGGCCGCGACGATCCGCTCGGCCAGGGGCAGGCCGATGCCACGGACTCCGCTGAGTCCCATGCGCACGGCGTAGCCGCCATCCCGGCGATGCGCGGACGACTCGTCCGGTGCCGCCCTGTCGAAGCGGGGAACCCTGGGCTGTTCGCGATCGCTGCAGGAGTCCCTCCCCGTCGGCCTTCGCAGTGGCGCGCCTGACAGGGGCTCCAAGGTCTCGGTCGCCCCGGAGGCGTGCAGATCGGGGCGCCGTACCTCCACCCCGTGCCGGCGCGCGTCGGCGGTCAGAGTGGATGCGGAGTAGAAGCCCATCGGCTGAGAACGCAGCAGTCCGGCGAGGAAGGCAGCGGGGTAGTGCAGCTTGAGCCACGAGCTCGCGTAGACGAGCAGGGCGAACGACAGGGAGTGCGACTCGGCGAAACCGAAGTTGGAGAACGCCTGGATCTGCGCGTAGATGCGATCGGACTGCTCATCGGACAGCCCGCGCCTGCTCATGCCCGCGTAGAGCTTGTCGCGGACCTTCTCGATCTTCTCGAGGCCGCGCTTGGACCCCATGGCGCGTCGCAGCAGGTCGGCCTCATCGGCGGTGCAGTCGCCGATCGCCGTCGCCATCTGGATCAGCTGCTCCTGGAAGATGGGAATGCCGAGGGTGCGCTCGAGGATCGGCTTGAGATCGTCGTGAGGGTAGGGGATCTCGAGCAGAACAGGGGCCTCGCCCCGTGCGACCCTGGCGCGGTTCTCCTCGTCGAGGGTGTCCTTGGCCATCTTGCGGCGGACGAAGGGGTGCACGGCCCCACCCTGGATGGGGCCGGGACGGATGAGCGCGATCTGGATGGCGAGGTCGTAGAACGCGCGCGGCTGCAGCCGGGGGAGCAGGCCGATCTGGGCTCGGGACTCGACCTGGAAGACGCCGATGGAGTCAGCGCGGCAGAGCATGTCGTAGACCGCCGGCTCCTCCTTCGGGAGCGTCTCGAGCGTCCACTTCTCGCCCGTGGCGTCGAGGATGAGGTCGAAGCAGTGCTGGAGGGCGGCCAGCATGCCCAGTCCCAGCAGGTCGAACTTCACCAGGCCCATCCATGCCGCGTCGTCCTTGTCCCACTGGATGACCGTCCGGTTCTCCATGCGGGCGTGCTCGACAGGCACGACCTCGCCCACGGGTCTGGCCGTGAGCACCATCCCGCCGGAATGGATGCCGAGGTGACGGGGCGCCTTCAACAGCTCACCCGCGTAGTCGAGGACGTTCTCGGGGATGTCGTGCTCGTCGGCGACCTCGAGGCCGGCGCTCCAGCCGTCGACCTGCCTCGACCAGGCATCCTGCTGTCCAGGGGAGAACCCCAGAGCCCTGGCCATGTCGCGCACCGCGTTCTTCGGCCGGTACTGGATGACGTTCGCCACCTGTGCGGCGCGCTCTCGCCCGTACTGCTGATAGACCCACTGGATGATCTCCTCGCGGCGATCCGAGTCGAAGTCCACGTCGATGTCCGGCTCCTCCTGGCGGGTGGTCGCGAGGAAGCGCTCGAAGGGGAGCCGGTAGAGGATCGGGTCGACGGCGGTGATCCCCAGCAGATAGCAGACGGCGCTCGCCGCAGCAGAACCGCGGCCCTGGCAGAGGATGCCCCGCCGCTTCGCCTCGGCGACGATGCCGTGCACGATGAGGAAGTAGCCGGGGAAGTCCTTCTCGGCGATGACGTCGAGCTCGCGGCCGATCCTGCGGCGACCGTCGTCATCGAGGTCCGGGTACTTGGTCGGAACGGCCTCCCACACCAGGTGGCGCAGCCAGCTCATCGGCGTGTGTCCGTCGGGCACCTCCTGCTTCGGGAGGGCGGGGCGAGCGCGGCGGAGGGGGAAGGCGGAGGCCGCTGCGAGCTCGAGGCCATAGGAGATCGCACCGGGATGACGCCGGAACCGTGCCGCCATCTCGGCACCGCTGCGCAGGTGCGCGCCCCCGTGCGCCGGGAGCCAGCCGTCGAGCTCGTCCATGCTCCGCACGGCCCGTACCGCGGCGACCGCCTCGGCGAGGGCAGCCCGCTCGGGTACTGCGTAGTGCACGTTGTTCGTCGCCACCACGGGCAGCCGCATCCGCCTGGCGAGGTCGGCGAGGGCGTCATTGCGACGCGAGTCCTGCGGATCGCCGTGGTCGAAGAGCTCGACGGCCACGTGGTCCTGGCCGAAGAGATCGACCAGGCGGCGCAGGGGGGTCTGAGCATCGCCCGCCTCGAGACCGCGACGGACGCCGCCCTTGCGGCATCCGGTGAGGATGGTCCAGTGCCCCTCGGCCGTCGCCGCCAGCTCGTCGAGGTCGTAGACCGGGCGTCCTTTCTCGCCTCCCCGCAGATGGGCTGTCGTCATGGCACCGGAGAGCCGGTGGTATCCCTCGAGCCCGTCGGCGATCACGAGCAGGTGGTCGCCGATCGGGTCGGGGGATCCCCGCTGCGGTGCATCGAGGCCGAGCGAGAGCTCGGCGCCGTAGACCGTCTGCACGCCCACCTCCATCAGCTCGGCCACCTCGGCGAAGCGGGCGGCGCCGTAGAAGCCGTCGTGGTCGGTGAGCGCGAGAGCGGTGAGGCCGAGGCGCTCGGCCTCGGCCAGGAGGTCTTCCGGAGACGACGCGCCGTCGAGGAACGAGTACGACGAATGGGCGTGCAGCTCGGCGTAGGGGACGGCATCCTCCGGCCGATGCAGCGACGTCGGAGGGGTCCTCTTGCGTCGAGTGCTGACAGGGCCGGGATCGGGGCGGATGAGCGAGGGCGTTCCTCCGGTGGGATACGGGGACTCCTCGCCGCTGAGCGTGCGCTCCAGCTCGTTCCACGACAGGGGAGGGTTGTGCCAGCCCATCAGCGGTACCTCCCCTCGGCCCACCAGCGCTCGCCGGTGCAGAAGACGAGCCAGGCGCGATCGTGGTCGTCGATGATCTGCAGCCGGTGTCCCTTCTTGCCGCCGGCGGCATCCCACCGGCGTTCGTGGATGGGCCAGGGACCGGCCCAGGCGCGGACCTCGTCGCCGTCGATGCGCGTCGGAGCCGCGGAGAGGGCGCCGCGGTCGTCGACGTGGATCGTCTGCCCATCCGGTGCGAGGACCCCGATCGGTCGAGGAGGACGGAAGACCTCGGCGGGCAGCGGATCGGGCAGGCTCCCCGGCCACGGACGCTCGGGGTCGTGCGTGACCACGGCGCGTTCTCCCCACGGGGTGAGCACCTGGCGGTCGGCGAGCCAGCGCCCGCCCGAGAGCGCGGCGGTGACCACCCCCTCGTGCCCGAGCATGGTCTGCACGCGGGAGATGGCGTGATGCAGCCGCTCATCCGTGCCGGACCCGAAGAGCCCAGGCTGATGGTGGGCGGCGTCGTCGACCGCCACGGGGACGATCCGCACCAGGGCGATGCCGCCGAAGGCACGGGCCTCATCGACCGGCTTCTTGGCGTTCTCCGCGCCGAGCGCCTCGAGCTGCCAGCGCACCCGGTCGACGAGGTCGGCGGCATCGAAGCAGGTGGGATGCAGCCAGGGGCGGGAGAACACCATGCCGTCATCGTCGACCAGGTCGATACGCACCTCTGTGCACACCACCGAGGCCTCTCCGAGAGCCAGCATCACCGCATCCGCCGTCTGCCGCACCGCGAACGCGACCTGATCGGCTCCCGCCAGCGGCGGTTCGAACTCGACCGAGCGCACCAGTTCGGGGTCGGGAGGGCGTGGCACCACGGCGCGTGAATCCGACCCGCCCGCCAGGGCGTGCAGGCGTGCACCGCGCTCGCCGAAGCGATCGCGGACATCGGTCTCATCGAGGGCGGCGAACTCGCCCAGCGTCCGAACCCCGAGCCGGACGAGCAGGTCGGCGAGCTGGTCGTCTTTCAGCACCTGCACGGGGAGCGGGGCGAGGAAGTCCTCGGCCCTCCCCGGAGGGACGACGGTGCAGGGGGTGCGACCTCTCGCGGCGAGCTCGGCGGTGAAGGGGCCGTCGGCGATGCCCACGCGGACCTCGGGGAAGCCCGCCTCGCCGAGGACGTCGATCAGAGCGGCCCCGGCCTCGGCTTCGCCGCCGTGGTAGCGGGAGATGCCGCGGGCGCGCACGGCGGCGAGACCGGGACGCAGGAGGGCAGCACCAGGGGCGTGCTTCTCGATGAGCTGCAGCACGGGCAGGAAGGCCCGCTCGTCGCGAGCGGTGTCGTGCGGGAGCACGCGCAGCGACGAGATGTGGCCCTGTGCGACTCGGCGCCGTTGACCGGCGCGCACCCCGTGCTCTCTCGCCGATGCCGTGCAGGCGATGACGGTGTTCGCGTGCACGAGAGCGGTCGGCGGATGCGGCGGCGCCCCGCCGAGCGCCGCCCGCAGCGGCCAGTCGGGGAACCACAGGGCGACGACGCGGAGGGGAGCGCTCATCCGGCCACCGCCAGCGGGTACTCGCGCGCGCCGGTGCCGTCGCCGCGCAGGCCGGGCAGCGCGGTCAGCTCTGTCACGGTCTCTGCGGGGATGCTCTCGGACGGCAGCTGCTCGACAGCGCCCTGGGCGCCGGGGAGACGCACCCGCACGCTCGATGGCTGCGGACTGTGTCTCGTCCTCGCGGTCACGGTGGCCGTCGATCCCTCGATCAGCCCCCACCCCTCGCCGACGCCGAGCCAGTGCTGGTCGTGCAGGCGGATCGATCCCTCGCTCTGCGGCCACGCGCCGGAGGCGGTGGTCTCGGCGACGAGGAGGGTGCTCCCTCTGTCCCGCAGGCGAGCGCTCAACCGGGACACGTCGGCATCACGCGCCCTACTCCCCGGTTGCACGGCGATCAGGGGCACGACCTCGGCGAGGGCGGAGGTGGCCGCGAGCCAGCGGTCTCCCGGCTCGGGGACGAGAATCAGGCGAGGCAGCTCGATGCCGAACGCCGCTGCCGCCTCGACGCCCAGGGTCGGCATGCCGACGACGGCGCACCAGTGCCCCCGCTGAGAGGCGGCCGCGAGCAGGGCGAGGATGAGGCTCGGCGAGGGGGAGACGGTATAGGCGGTGCCCGTCTGCAGCCCCTGCTCGGGAAGGAGGGAGGAGAATGCCGGATCGAGGGGAAGCAGCTGATGCTCGCTGCGTCGCCGCTGCATACGGCTGATCTCCCGGCGCAGCCGAAGAACCTCTCCGGCGCGGGAGTCGCCAGCCGGAGAGAGCGCGGTCACCGCATCGAGCCCGATCCCCATGCATCCATCCTCGAAGATATGTACTAATAAATCAACTGGAGAAGATGACGCTAGTTCGAACCTCCGACATCGGCGGCAGGGGTTATCCACACGCCCCGCATCCTCGCCCTCCGGCTTCTCCTACCCTTCGGTGATGGACATCCGCTCCCTGCTCGTGGTGGCCGTGCATCTGGTGCTCGTCGGGATCGGCTGCCGACTCCTCGTCATCGACATCCGCACCCACCGATTGCCGGATCGGATCGTGCTGCCCACGCTCGCCGCCCTCCTCGTCCTGGTCGCTGTCGACGCCCTGGTGACCGGCGACAGAGCACCTCTCCTCCGGGCCGGCTGCGGTCTGCTGATCCTCGGCGGCTTCTACGGCGCACTCCGCCTGATCAGCCGGGAGGGCATGGGGGGAGGAGATGTGAAGCTCGGTGCCCTCCTCGGCCTGGTGCTGGGGTGGCACGGCTGGCAGGCGCTCGCCGTCGGTGCGGCGTCGGCCTTCGTCCTGGCCGCCCTGTACGCCGTGACGCTGATGCTGCTCGACAGGGCCGACGGCTCCACGCGCATCGCCTTCGGACCGTGGATGATCGTCGGGGCCGTGCTCGGCATCCTCCTGCGATGAGCTCGGATCGGTCGCGGCGGGGATAGGGTGAGGACATGGCACTCGCACGACTTCACGGCGGCCCGCTCGACGGGCAGATCATTCCTCTGGGCGACGCGGACGACAAGCTGATCGTCCCCTACAGCGAGACCCAGGTGGTGTACAACCGACGCGGTGACGCGCAGAACACCGGCGACGCCGACGGCCCCACCGAGGTGGACTACTGGTACGACGAATCCCTCGAGGACATCAGTCCGTCGGATGACTGAGCACCACCCCGCGCCGCAGGCAGGATCCGAGCCCTCCCGCACTGTCGAGGTCGAGCGCAAGTACGACGTCGACGACGCCACCCCGCTGCCCGACTGGACAGGGCTCCCCGGCGTCGACGAGATCTCCGAGGGCGAGGTGCGCGAGCTCGACGCCCGCTACCTCGACACCGCGGATGCCGATCTCTCCCGTGCCGGTGTGGCCCTTCGGCGCCGCACGGGCGGACCGGATGCCGGCTGGCACATCAAGGGTCCGCGTGAGGGTGACGGCCGGGTCGAGATCGGCTGGCCGCTGGGCGATGACGACAGTGTCCCCGCCGAGGTGACCGAGACCCTGTCGCGGTGGACGACGGGAGAGCTGACGCCGCTCGCCCGCATCGAGAACGCCCGCACCGCGTACCTGCTCACCGGCCAGGACGGCGTGATCGCCGAGTTCGTCGACGACCGGGTCCGTGCGACCGATCTGCGGCACGGCGTCAGCCGGGAATGGCGGGAGTGGGAGTTCGAGCTGGGTCCTGCGGCGCCTGCCGACGCGGCAGGGCGTGAGAGGCTGTTCGCCGCTGTCGAGGCCGCGGTTCACACGGCCGGCGGTCGTACGGCATCATCCGGCTCCAAGCTGGCCCGTGCTCTCGGTTTCTGACCCGCGGCGCAAGCCCCTTTCCTCCTCTCGCGCGCTCGTGCTTGAGTGACAGACATGACCCGCTCTGCCGTTCTCCGCTCGCTGCGCACCATCGTCCCGGACACCGTCCTCGAGCAGGAGGAGATCCACGACATCTTCGCCGCGCAGCCGGAGATCGGACGACTCGCACGACGCATCATCGGAGCCTCATTCAACGGGTCCGGGATCGACACACGCCACACCGTGATCGGCGAGCTCGCCTCCGCCGCATCGGAGAACGAGTCGATCTTCTACGACCGGGACTCCGGCGTCCTGGCCTCGCCGGGGACCAAGACCCGCAACGACATCTACGTGCGGGAGGCGTCGCGGCTCTTCGTCGAGGTCGCCCGCAGCGCCCTGGATGCCGACCCCGACGTCGTCGCGTCCGACGTGACGCATGTCATCACGGCATCCTGCACAGGATTCCACGCCCCAGGACCCGAGTACGAGATCGTCCGCGGGCTCGGCCTGTCCGACAGCGTCCAGCGGTATCACCTCGGCTTCATGGGCTGCTACGCCTCGATGCCGGCCCTGCGTGCCGCGGCCCAGTTCTGCGCAGCGGATCCCGATGCGGTCGTCCTCGTCGTCAGCGTCGAGCTGTGCACGCTGCATCTGCGCTCGTCCGAGGATCCCGACCTCATCGTCGCGAACTCCCTGTTCGCCGACGGCGCGGCCGCCGGGATCGTCACTGCACGCGACCTGCCCACTCCCGTGCCCGCCGTGCGCCTGGACGGCTTCCACACGGCGATCGCCGCCGAGGGGGAGAAGGACATGTCCTGGACCATCGGCGACCACGGCTTCGAGATGATCCTCTCCACAGCGGTGCCGCAGATCATCGGCGAGACCATCATCGGGGCGATCCGACCGCTGTACGCCCGCGAGGGAGAGCTCGCAGCCGCCTTCGACCAGGGGAGGGTGGGCGAGCGCGTGGAGCATTGGGCCATCCATCCCGGAGGCCGCAGCATCCTCGATCGGGTGCAGGAGCGACTGCACCTCAGTGACGCGCAGCTGCATCCGGCACGCGAGACGCTGCGGCAGTACGGCAACATGTCCAGCGCCACGATCCTGTTCGTGATCAAGCGCATCCTGGACGACGGCGCGGCAGACGGGTCGCGGATCGCGGCGATGGCGTTCGGGCCGGGACTCACCGCCGAGAGCGCCCTCATGACCGTCTCGTCCGGCGTCGCATGACCCACGATCTCTCGGTGCGCGCTGTCGATGCCCGCGAGCTGATGGACGATCCGGATGCCGACATCGGCATGC
This genomic interval from Microbacterium hydrocarbonoxydans contains the following:
- a CDS encoding error-prone DNA polymerase gives rise to the protein MGWHNPPLSWNELERTLSGEESPYPTGGTPSLIRPDPGPVSTRRKRTPPTSLHRPEDAVPYAELHAHSSYSFLDGASSPEDLLAEAERLGLTALALTDHDGFYGAARFAEVAELMEVGVQTVYGAELSLGLDAPQRGSPDPIGDHLLVIADGLEGYHRLSGAMTTAHLRGGEKGRPVYDLDELAATAEGHWTILTGCRKGGVRRGLEAGDAQTPLRRLVDLFGQDHVAVELFDHGDPQDSRRNDALADLARRMRLPVVATNNVHYAVPERAALAEAVAAVRAVRSMDELDGWLPAHGGAHLRSGAEMAARFRRHPGAISYGLELAAASAFPLRRARPALPKQEVPDGHTPMSWLRHLVWEAVPTKYPDLDDDGRRRIGRELDVIAEKDFPGYFLIVHGIVAEAKRRGILCQGRGSAAASAVCYLLGITAVDPILYRLPFERFLATTRQEEPDIDVDFDSDRREEIIQWVYQQYGRERAAQVANVIQYRPKNAVRDMARALGFSPGQQDAWSRQVDGWSAGLEVADEHDIPENVLDYAGELLKAPRHLGIHSGGMVLTARPVGEVVPVEHARMENRTVIQWDKDDAAWMGLVKFDLLGLGMLAALQHCFDLILDATGEKWTLETLPKEEPAVYDMLCRADSIGVFQVESRAQIGLLPRLQPRAFYDLAIQIALIRPGPIQGGAVHPFVRRKMAKDTLDEENRARVARGEAPVLLEIPYPHDDLKPILERTLGIPIFQEQLIQMATAIGDCTADEADLLRRAMGSKRGLEKIEKVRDKLYAGMSRRGLSDEQSDRIYAQIQAFSNFGFAESHSLSFALLVYASSWLKLHYPAAFLAGLLRSQPMGFYSASTLTADARRHGVEVRRPDLHASGATETLEPLSGAPLRRPTGRDSCSDREQPRVPRFDRAAPDESSAHRRDGGYAVRMGLSGVRGIGLPLAERIVAAREADGPFRDLNDLVRRTDATAAQLEALATAGAFECLGLQRREAIWLSGAAAEDRSRFLPGTTVAVQPPLFTDQSSYERLSADLWATGVSTDDHPMAHFRDPLRARGVLSSADLRTHETGRRVEVAGLVTHRQRPATAAGVTFLNLEDESGLINVICSTGVWSRYHRVARDSPALIIRGILERSAEGVVNILADGFEDLRTGVTHRSRDFR
- a CDS encoding DNA polymerase Y family protein; this translates as MSAPLRVVALWFPDWPLRAALGGAPPHPPTALVHANTVIACTASAREHGVRAGQRRRVAQGHISSLRVLPHDTARDERAFLPVLQLIEKHAPGAALLRPGLAAVRARGISRYHGGEAEAGAALIDVLGEAGFPEVRVGIADGPFTAELAARGRTPCTVVPPGRAEDFLAPLPVQVLKDDQLADLLVRLGVRTLGEFAALDETDVRDRFGERGARLHALAGGSDSRAVVPRPPDPELVRSVEFEPPLAGADQVAFAVRQTADAVMLALGEASVVCTEVRIDLVDDDGMVFSRPWLHPTCFDAADLVDRVRWQLEALGAENAKKPVDEARAFGGIALVRIVPVAVDDAAHHQPGLFGSGTDERLHHAISRVQTMLGHEGVVTAALSGGRWLADRQVLTPWGERAVVTHDPERPWPGSLPDPLPAEVFRPPRPIGVLAPDGQTIHVDDRGALSAAPTRIDGDEVRAWAGPWPIHERRWDAAGGKKGHRLQIIDDHDRAWLVFCTGERWWAEGRYR
- a CDS encoding prepilin peptidase, which codes for MDIRSLLVVAVHLVLVGIGCRLLVIDIRTHRLPDRIVLPTLAALLVLVAVDALVTGDRAPLLRAGCGLLILGGFYGALRLISREGMGGGDVKLGALLGLVLGWHGWQALAVGAASAFVLAALYAVTLMLLDRADGSTRIAFGPWMIVGAVLGILLR
- a CDS encoding CYTH domain-containing protein, with product MTEHHPAPQAGSEPSRTVEVERKYDVDDATPLPDWTGLPGVDEISEGEVRELDARYLDTADADLSRAGVALRRRTGGPDAGWHIKGPREGDGRVEIGWPLGDDDSVPAEVTETLSRWTTGELTPLARIENARTAYLLTGQDGVIAEFVDDRVRATDLRHGVSREWREWEFELGPAAPADAAGRERLFAAVEAAVHTAGGRTASSGSKLARALGF
- a CDS encoding type III polyketide synthase, with product MTRSAVLRSLRTIVPDTVLEQEEIHDIFAAQPEIGRLARRIIGASFNGSGIDTRHTVIGELASAASENESIFYDRDSGVLASPGTKTRNDIYVREASRLFVEVARSALDADPDVVASDVTHVITASCTGFHAPGPEYEIVRGLGLSDSVQRYHLGFMGCYASMPALRAAAQFCAADPDAVVLVVSVELCTLHLRSSEDPDLIVANSLFADGAAAGIVTARDLPTPVPAVRLDGFHTAIAAEGEKDMSWTIGDHGFEMILSTAVPQIIGETIIGAIRPLYAREGELAAAFDQGRVGERVEHWAIHPGGRSILDRVQERLHLSDAQLHPARETLRQYGNMSSATILFVIKRILDDGAADGSRIAAMAFGPGLTAESALMTVSSGVA